The following coding sequences are from one uncultured Bacteroides sp. window:
- a CDS encoding DUF5689 domain-containing protein produces the protein MRKLSFFELFYGIMLVMFTAVLTSCVDDNDDTEAPFLKVSSTSLTFGTDGNPVEGSQSSFEISTNRHWTATVKDDKSWVTLSQTEGDGSATIEVSIPENINDEASVVIQVSNKVGALMSETITIKSGSIVESTIIYNETVGTGSLSSPYPYVDAYTEWNKSGIGVTDVTYSGQSASVRKSGLSNNGAYDNASGPNVIFFGTLPASFTINKIALTSAQTNLKLTFGASYSYKPDGATDYDNTFDISKFTVSLSSDGTNWVPLTYTKNNGDQEHPYWVVGTTNFTLKEATTNLYIKFAALAPSAFRLDDITLATGNGGEVIDLGATTGPVEATAITIPELNQMMNTTQTPVDATADRYFEAIVQNDITGGNYSNNNLILATENATAAGNGITLYGSQVDPGTLSLNKGDKVKVTLYKGLAQVKNYNGMFEVTGGKTDTWVKVEKVGTGTITPVVITADKLMDYQGMAVTIQNATIATGGIWASATAISSHTFTAGSTNFTVFCNKGAAAFVDKSFQAGTGSVSGLASVYSDKGQLVPRNLDDVSAFNSTTPMITAVSPTSLNFPATGGTKTIEVSLANQGSNTLSTSGLSGTLSSSVSGTTVTVVATANSGVAINQTLTISLQNGNSVTVAIKQDAAGGSTGNSFTMTSQNIVDGKTGTVELATNSYGSQTTSDVATWYTWSSNSLNFTGTKICIAPENKGSGIQVQGNTTTTKQGRIANVSAISNIQSITIVLKVAASSTYDPSYHVYAGTSANPSSADATISASSSNETVGDFRVYTETYDLSGGNYSYFNIMNDLRGAIYIDSIKVTTKN, from the coding sequence ATGAGAAAATTATCTTTTTTTGAATTGTTTTACGGGATTATGCTCGTAATGTTCACAGCTGTTCTCACAAGCTGTGTTGATGATAACGATGACACAGAGGCTCCTTTTTTAAAAGTCTCTTCAACAAGTTTAACTTTTGGCACAGATGGCAACCCTGTAGAAGGTAGCCAGTCGTCTTTTGAAATCTCAACTAACAGACATTGGACTGCAACCGTTAAGGATGACAAAAGTTGGGTAACACTTTCACAGACTGAAGGAGATGGTTCTGCTACAATCGAGGTAAGTATTCCTGAAAATATTAATGATGAAGCAAGCGTAGTCATCCAAGTCTCAAATAAAGTTGGAGCTCTGATGTCAGAAACTATCACAATAAAAAGTGGAAGCATTGTTGAATCAACTATAATCTACAATGAAACAGTAGGCACAGGCAGTCTTTCAAGCCCTTATCCTTACGTTGATGCATACACTGAGTGGAACAAATCTGGAATCGGTGTTACAGATGTAACATACTCCGGTCAAAGTGCAAGCGTACGTAAAAGCGGATTATCAAACAATGGCGCATATGACAATGCATCAGGACCGAATGTAATTTTCTTCGGTACTCTCCCTGCATCTTTCACTATTAATAAGATAGCTTTAACTTCTGCTCAAACGAACCTAAAACTTACATTTGGTGCTAGCTATTCATACAAACCGGACGGTGCTACCGATTATGATAACACTTTTGACATATCCAAATTTACAGTTTCTTTAAGCTCAGATGGTACCAACTGGGTTCCTCTTACTTATACTAAAAACAACGGTGACCAAGAACATCCATATTGGGTTGTCGGTACTACCAACTTTACACTAAAAGAAGCTACCACAAACTTATATATCAAATTCGCAGCATTAGCTCCTTCTGCTTTCCGTTTAGATGATATCACTCTAGCGACAGGTAACGGAGGTGAAGTAATAGATTTAGGCGCTACTACAGGACCTGTTGAAGCAACTGCCATTACTATACCGGAATTAAATCAAATGATGAATACTACTCAAACTCCGGTAGATGCCACTGCAGATCGCTATTTTGAAGCAATTGTTCAAAATGATATAACAGGAGGTAATTATTCAAACAATAACCTAATCCTTGCTACTGAGAATGCAACAGCAGCCGGTAATGGTATTACCTTATATGGTAGTCAAGTAGATCCGGGAACTCTTAGTCTTAACAAAGGCGATAAAGTAAAAGTTACTCTTTACAAAGGTCTTGCTCAAGTAAAGAATTACAATGGAATGTTTGAAGTTACCGGAGGAAAAACAGATACTTGGGTGAAAGTTGAAAAAGTAGGAACAGGAACGATTACTCCGGTTGTTATTACTGCCGACAAGTTAATGGATTATCAAGGAATGGCTGTTACTATTCAAAATGCAACTATAGCTACTGGAGGAATCTGGGCTAGTGCAACAGCAATATCTTCTCATACATTCACAGCAGGAAGCACTAATTTTACTGTATTCTGTAATAAAGGAGCAGCCGCTTTTGTTGATAAATCATTTCAAGCAGGAACAGGTAGTGTATCTGGTCTAGCATCTGTTTACTCAGATAAAGGACAGCTCGTTCCACGTAATCTTGATGATGTAAGTGCATTCAACTCTACAACACCGATGATCACAGCAGTCAGCCCAACTTCTTTAAACTTCCCTGCAACCGGAGGTACAAAAACAATTGAAGTTAGCCTAGCTAATCAAGGTAGCAACACTCTTTCTACCAGTGGATTGTCAGGAACTCTTTCTTCTTCTGTAAGCGGAACGACTGTAACTGTTGTAGCTACTGCAAATAGCGGAGTTGCAATTAATCAGACTCTTACTATATCACTTCAAAATGGTAATAGTGTAACAGTTGCTATTAAGCAAGATGCCGCAGGAGGAAGTACTGGTAACTCTTTCACAATGACTTCACAAAATATTGTGGATGGAAAAACAGGAACTGTAGAACTAGCTACCAATAGTTATGGTTCTCAAACAACTTCTGATGTAGCAACATGGTATACTTGGAGTTCTAATAGCTTAAACTTTACAGGTACAAAGATTTGTATTGCACCTGAAAATAAAGGTAGTGGTATACAGGTACAAGGTAACACTACTACCACCAAGCAAGGTAGAATAGCCAATGTATCTGCTATATCAAATATACAATCAATCACAATTGTACTTAAAGTTGCAGCTAGTAGCACATATGATCCTTCATATCATGTTTATGCCGGAACATCAGCTAACCCATCCAGCGCAGACGCTACGATTTCCGCATCATCTAGCAACGAAACCGTTGGAGACTTTAGAGTATATACCGAAACATATGATTTGAGTGGCGGAAATTACAGTTATTTCAACATCATGAATGATTTAAGAGGTGCAATATACATTGATTCAATCAAAGTTACCACCAAGAATTAA
- a CDS encoding endonuclease/exonuclease/phosphatase family protein produces the protein MKKLFIALLLLLPVLTYAQGKKYALYSVAFYNLENMFDTIHDVGKNDYEYLPDGRAKWDSMKYKAKLKNMSTILGMLATDKLPMGPTIIGVSEVENRRVLEDLLKQPALADRGYKIIHYEGPDKRGIDCAFFYNPKQFHLNHAKLAPYVYLNDTVHKTRGFLIADGYLADEHVDFIVNHWPSRGAPSSARERAGEQVRVLKDSLLSEDPNAKIIIMGDMNDDPMDKSMSVSLGAKREKSEVGAHDLYNPWWNLLVKKGVGSLEYRGKWNLFDQIVFTGNLLGSDRSTLKFYKNEVFMRDFMFQQEGRYKGYPKRTQAGGVWLNGYSDHLPTLIYLIKEVH, from the coding sequence ATGAAAAAGCTGTTTATTGCATTGCTTTTGCTACTTCCTGTTTTAACTTATGCTCAGGGAAAGAAATACGCTCTTTATAGCGTAGCATTTTACAATTTAGAGAATATGTTTGATACTATTCATGATGTAGGAAAGAATGACTATGAGTATCTTCCGGATGGAAGAGCCAAATGGGATAGTATGAAGTATAAAGCGAAATTGAAAAATATGTCTACTATTTTGGGCATGTTGGCAACTGACAAACTACCTATGGGACCCACAATTATTGGTGTTTCAGAAGTAGAAAACAGAAGAGTGCTTGAGGATTTACTTAAACAACCGGCATTGGCCGATCGAGGTTATAAAATTATCCATTATGAAGGACCTGATAAAAGAGGGATCGATTGTGCTTTCTTTTATAACCCGAAACAATTTCATCTGAATCATGCTAAACTAGCTCCTTATGTGTACCTCAATGATACGGTGCATAAAACAAGAGGCTTTTTGATTGCTGATGGTTATTTAGCTGATGAGCACGTCGATTTTATTGTAAATCATTGGCCTTCTAGAGGGGCGCCATCTTCTGCACGTGAAAGAGCTGGTGAGCAAGTCCGTGTTCTTAAAGACTCTTTATTGAGTGAAGATCCTAATGCTAAGATTATAATTATGGGTGATATGAATGATGATCCTATGGATAAGAGTATGAGTGTTTCATTGGGAGCCAAGAGAGAAAAAAGTGAAGTCGGAGCACATGATCTGTATAATCCATGGTGGAACTTGCTGGTAAAGAAAGGCGTTGGTTCTTTAGAGTATCGTGGAAAATGGAATTTATTTGATCAGATAGTCTTTACTGGTAATCTTTTGGGAAGCGACAGGAGTACACTGAAATTTTACAAAAATGAAGTTTTCATGCGCGATTTTATGTTCCAACAGGAAGGTCGTTATAAAGGATATCCCAAGAGAACTCAGGCTGGCGGAGTGTGGCTGAATGGTTATAGCGATCACTTGCCAACGCTCATTTATCTAATCAAAGAGGTTCATTGA
- a CDS encoding class II fructose-bisphosphate aldolase, with protein MINYKDLGLVNTREMFAKAIKGGYAIPAFNFNNMEQLQAIVQAASETKSPVILQVSKGARAYANQTLLRYMAEGAVEYAKELGCAKPEIVLHLDHGDSLETCKSCIDMGFSSVMIDGSHLPYDENVALTRKVVEYAHQFDVTVEGELGVLAGVEDEVSSDHHTYTKPEEVVDFVTKTGCDSLAISIGTSHGANKFTPDQCTRDANGRLIPPPLAFDVLDGVMKELPGFPIVLHGSSSVPEEEVETINKYGGAMKDAIGIPEEELRKAAASAVCKINIDSDSRLAMTAAVRKVFAEKPAEFDPRKYLGPARDNMKKLYKHKIESVLGSAGKLAE; from the coding sequence ATGATTAATTACAAAGACTTAGGCCTCGTAAACACTAGAGAAATGTTTGCCAAAGCTATTAAAGGCGGATATGCAATTCCTGCTTTTAATTTTAACAATATGGAGCAATTGCAAGCTATCGTTCAAGCTGCTTCGGAAACCAAATCTCCTGTTATTCTTCAGGTTTCTAAAGGTGCCCGTGCTTACGCAAACCAAACTTTGCTTCGTTATATGGCCGAAGGTGCTGTAGAGTATGCAAAAGAGTTAGGTTGTGCAAAACCGGAAATCGTATTACACCTTGATCATGGTGATTCACTAGAAACTTGTAAATCATGTATTGACATGGGCTTCTCTTCTGTAATGATCGACGGTTCTCATCTTCCTTATGATGAAAACGTAGCTCTTACTAGAAAAGTAGTAGAATATGCTCACCAATTTGATGTAACTGTAGAAGGTGAACTTGGTGTACTTGCAGGTGTTGAAGATGAAGTTTCTTCTGACCACCATACATACACTAAACCTGAAGAAGTTGTTGACTTTGTTACTAAAACAGGTTGCGATAGTTTAGCTATTTCTATTGGTACTTCTCACGGAGCTAACAAATTTACTCCTGATCAATGTACTCGTGACGCTAACGGTCGCTTGATTCCTCCTCCATTGGCATTTGATGTTTTGGATGGTGTAATGAAAGAACTTCCAGGATTCCCTATCGTTCTTCACGGTTCATCTTCTGTTCCTGAAGAAGAAGTTGAAACAATCAACAAATACGGTGGTGCAATGAAAGATGCTATCGGTATTCCTGAAGAAGAACTTCGTAAAGCTGCTGCTTCTGCTGTTTGCAAAATCAATATCGACTCAGATAGCCGTTTAGCTATGACTGCTGCTGTTCGTAAAGTATTTGCTGAAAAACCAGCTGAGTTCGACCCACGTAAATATTTGGGACCTGCTCGTGATAACATGAAGAAGCTTTATAAGCATAAAATAGAAAGTGTACTTGGTTCTGCAGGTAAACTTGCTGAATAA
- a CDS encoding glycoside hydrolase family 13 protein, whose amino-acid sequence MKKTLFLLIAILLSASMHATINVNRIDPPCWFTGMNNPELQLMVYGPEIGNASVSVDYPGVALSSTVKLESNNYLLVYLTLSKEVKPGKMMLTFTEGRKKVIKEYELKPRKMKGSERKGFDASDVLYLLMPDRFANGNPDNDQLKGMAPYKVDRKDPNARHGGDLAGVAQHLDYFSDLGVTALWFTPVLENNMDGGSYHGYATTDYYKVDPRFGTNQEYKALIDKAHHKGIKIVMDMIFNHCGLEHPWLKDMPSKDWFNHSDYKKNFVQTSFKLTPQVDPYTSKYDFSQMNDGWFVKAMPDLNQHNPHVYRYLVQNSFWWIEYAGIDGIRMDTYPYADYDAMSHWMKELNEEYPNYNVVGETWVTEPAYTAWWQKDSKLSAPRNSNLKTVMDFSLFDKINQAKKEETDSYSNGLNRIYNNFVYDFLYPNPASVLAFYENHDTDRFLGNGQDLNMLKQAVTLLLTTRRIPQLYYGTEVMMNGTKEKSDGYVRKDFPGGWSNDPINAFVASGRTKLQNECYNFYRTLLQWRKNNEVIAKGSMIQFMPQHGVYAYARQYQGKTVLVLLNGCNKEVSLPLRYYAEVLKGKTEGKDIIHGKKIEFDKELELTARESLVIEL is encoded by the coding sequence ATGAAGAAAACACTTTTTCTATTGATCGCTATTTTATTGTCCGCTAGTATGCATGCAACTATAAATGTAAATAGAATCGATCCACCTTGCTGGTTTACCGGAATGAATAATCCGGAGCTACAACTAATGGTTTATGGTCCCGAAATAGGCAATGCTTCTGTCAGTGTTGATTATCCGGGAGTAGCTCTGAGCAGCACCGTGAAACTGGAAAGCAACAATTACTTATTAGTCTACCTCACCTTAAGCAAAGAGGTAAAACCCGGAAAAATGATGCTTACCTTCACTGAAGGGAGAAAAAAAGTAATCAAAGAGTATGAGCTCAAGCCACGAAAAATGAAAGGAAGCGAACGTAAAGGTTTTGACGCTTCAGATGTGCTATACCTGCTGATGCCCGACCGCTTTGCAAATGGCAATCCAGATAATGACCAACTCAAAGGAATGGCTCCTTACAAAGTGGACCGAAAGGACCCTAATGCCCGTCACGGAGGAGATCTAGCCGGAGTAGCACAGCATTTGGATTATTTCTCTGATTTGGGAGTTACCGCACTTTGGTTCACTCCGGTATTAGAAAACAATATGGATGGCGGTTCTTATCACGGATACGCCACCACCGATTATTATAAGGTAGATCCGCGATTTGGTACAAACCAGGAATATAAAGCGCTGATTGATAAAGCGCACCATAAAGGGATTAAGATTGTGATGGATATGATTTTCAATCATTGCGGATTAGAACACCCTTGGTTAAAAGATATGCCTTCAAAAGACTGGTTCAATCATTCAGACTATAAAAAGAATTTCGTGCAAACCTCATTCAAGTTAACTCCACAGGTTGATCCTTACACCTCTAAATATGATTTCAGTCAGATGAACGATGGTTGGTTCGTAAAGGCTATGCCCGATCTTAACCAACACAATCCGCACGTATATCGCTATCTGGTACAGAACAGTTTTTGGTGGATAGAATATGCAGGAATAGATGGCATACGCATGGATACCTACCCTTATGCTGACTATGATGCTATGAGTCACTGGATGAAAGAGCTCAACGAAGAATATCCGAACTACAATGTAGTAGGCGAAACATGGGTCACCGAACCAGCTTACACAGCTTGGTGGCAAAAAGATTCTAAACTTTCCGCTCCCCGAAACAGTAACTTAAAGACAGTGATGGATTTCAGCCTATTTGATAAGATAAACCAAGCAAAAAAGGAAGAAACAGATTCCTACTCTAACGGTCTAAATCGTATTTACAACAATTTCGTTTATGACTTCCTCTATCCTAACCCTGCTTCTGTACTAGCTTTCTATGAAAACCATGACACAGATCGCTTCTTGGGCAATGGTCAGGATTTAAACATGCTCAAACAAGCTGTAACGTTGCTACTAACCACTCGCCGCATTCCCCAACTGTACTACGGAACGGAAGTGATGATGAACGGTACTAAAGAGAAGAGTGACGGATATGTACGTAAAGACTTCCCAGGAGGATGGAGCAATGATCCGATAAATGCTTTCGTTGCCTCGGGCAGGACAAAGCTCCAGAACGAATGCTACAATTTCTACCGAACGCTACTGCAATGGCGCAAAAACAACGAAGTGATTGCTAAAGGAAGCATGATACAATTCATGCCTCAACATGGAGTTTATGCCTATGCCCGTCAGTATCAAGGAAAAACGGTACTGGTATTACTCAACGGATGCAACAAAGAGGTTAGCCTCCCTCTCAGGTATTATGCAGAAGTATTAAAAGGAAAGACAGAGGGCAAAGATATCATCCATGGGAAAAAGATAGAATTCGACAAAGAGTTAGAGTTGACTGCTCGCGAATCTTTAGTGATCGAGCTATAA
- a CDS encoding tetratricopeptide repeat protein, whose product MKQFITFILLCASLSVNAQTPKPIQKAIANYEYETALQLIEQEKEPSTQLLFLKAKALKELKQLNSALSVYQDIIKAEPENNRALIETAECNKLLGKYKQALAYYEQALELNPFNKYVQLQRITLLFNLTQFNKAKIACDELIQKDSSVVSQRLLAQCYEGLTKTDSAIVCYKKILEEAPEDYFSTASLASLYIKQKDLESAIKCTEDYREKDSTNLFVNQQNAQAYCLNRDYKTAIDRYENLVNQGDSSQLTCYYLGICYYANENFYEAHDFLEKALKKDPKNINLLYYMARACSKTSWKKEGIEYMNQAIDLTIPSDSTMNHLYSGLADCYKLADMPEKQIETLLEQYKYNPQNSKILYRIGAVYQDAVKNDKKAEKYLEMFLKTESPKEKKEKITISNKGEIETDDIVFYNATRKRLEKIRKERFFKEGATPEELKSIEKVDSLS is encoded by the coding sequence ATGAAACAATTTATTACATTTATTCTACTTTGCGCATCTTTAAGTGTAAATGCGCAAACTCCCAAGCCTATTCAAAAAGCGATTGCTAATTATGAGTACGAAACAGCACTTCAGCTTATTGAGCAAGAAAAAGAGCCCAGCACTCAACTTCTATTCTTAAAGGCGAAAGCACTAAAAGAACTCAAACAGCTAAACAGCGCGTTAAGCGTATATCAGGATATTATAAAAGCAGAACCGGAAAACAATCGTGCACTGATTGAAACTGCAGAATGTAATAAATTACTTGGCAAATATAAACAGGCTCTTGCTTATTACGAGCAAGCTCTTGAATTGAATCCCTTCAATAAATATGTTCAACTCCAGCGAATCACTCTCCTATTTAACCTGACGCAATTTAACAAAGCTAAAATAGCATGCGATGAATTGATTCAAAAAGATAGTTCGGTTGTTTCGCAACGATTATTGGCTCAATGCTACGAAGGTTTAACGAAGACTGATTCTGCCATCGTTTGCTACAAGAAAATCTTAGAAGAAGCACCGGAGGATTACTTCTCTACAGCTAGTCTGGCTAGTTTATACATCAAGCAGAAAGACTTGGAGTCGGCTATCAAATGCACAGAAGACTATCGCGAAAAAGACAGTACTAACCTATTTGTGAATCAACAAAATGCCCAAGCATATTGCCTGAACAGAGATTACAAGACAGCCATCGATCGTTATGAGAACCTTGTCAATCAAGGAGATTCAAGTCAACTAACATGCTATTATTTAGGTATTTGTTACTATGCCAACGAAAATTTCTACGAGGCACACGACTTTCTGGAGAAAGCACTTAAGAAAGATCCCAAAAACATAAATTTACTCTACTACATGGCTCGTGCTTGTTCCAAAACATCGTGGAAAAAAGAGGGAATAGAGTATATGAATCAGGCCATTGACCTCACCATCCCTTCAGATAGCACGATGAATCATCTCTATAGCGGACTAGCAGACTGCTATAAACTGGCGGATATGCCTGAAAAACAGATAGAAACTTTGCTAGAACAATATAAGTATAATCCGCAAAACTCAAAAATACTCTACCGGATTGGGGCTGTTTATCAAGATGCCGTAAAGAATGATAAAAAGGCCGAAAAATACCTGGAAATGTTTCTAAAAACGGAATCACCCAAAGAAAAGAAAGAAAAAATAACTATAAGCAACAAAGGAGAAATCGAAACAGACGATATCGTTTTCTACAATGCTACGAGAAAACGGTTGGAAAAGATACGAAAAGAAAGGTTTTTCAAAGAAGGCGCCACACCCGAAGAATTAAAAAGCATAGAGAAAGTAGACTCCTTAAGTTAG
- a CDS encoding VOC family protein, giving the protein MNIKNLSITFHTDKIKECIHFYQKYFNAKVTFDADWYVVICLPSEDKKPIFLSFQNLNEFKRTAFTGGTTLNIETSNVDLCYAEIKQSEVLIVDEIADHEWGDRSFCIKDPIGNLLYIYSEREISDKYKDAIKKQ; this is encoded by the coding sequence ATGAATATAAAAAACCTCTCTATAACCTTTCACACGGATAAGATCAAAGAGTGCATTCACTTTTATCAAAAATATTTCAATGCGAAAGTCACCTTCGATGCTGATTGGTACGTTGTTATTTGTCTGCCAAGCGAAGATAAAAAGCCCATATTCCTCTCCTTTCAAAATCTGAATGAATTTAAAAGAACGGCCTTCACAGGAGGAACGACTCTCAACATTGAAACATCCAACGTTGATCTTTGCTATGCTGAAATAAAGCAAAGCGAGGTTCTTATCGTAGATGAGATAGCCGACCATGAGTGGGGCGACCGATCTTTCTGTATAAAAGACCCCATCGGAAACTTACTCTATATTTATTCAGAAAGAGAAATTTCAGATAAATATAAAGATGCCATAAAAAAACAATAA
- a CDS encoding VOC family protein, which translates to MKTKMEYQTLSPNIGVESVDESVKFYTDILGFNLAMRNPETGEMNWAMVVNGDVSIMFQEINCLKEEYPQLEKRSLNAALTLYIHMKDMGELYQRIKGTKYLAVDLHQTFYGANEFALFDNNGYILTISEK; encoded by the coding sequence ATGAAAACAAAAATGGAATATCAAACTTTATCGCCCAATATTGGGGTAGAGAGTGTTGACGAGAGTGTCAAATTCTACACAGACATACTAGGTTTCAATCTGGCAATGAGAAATCCGGAAACAGGTGAGATGAACTGGGCTATGGTGGTCAATGGTGATGTAAGTATAATGTTTCAGGAGATAAACTGCTTGAAAGAAGAATATCCTCAACTGGAAAAGCGCTCTTTAAATGCTGCACTGACGCTATACATACACATGAAAGATATGGGAGAACTTTATCAAAGAATCAAAGGAACAAAGTACTTAGCGGTAGACTTGCACCAGACTTTTTATGGCGCCAATGAGTTTGCATTGTTCGATAACAACGGCTACATACTTACCATCAGCGAAAAATAA
- a CDS encoding DUF6597 domain-containing transcriptional factor: MYKEYPPDKRLQHLVETYWVSDGMIHEPVTSLIMPDGCVDIIFDFQNGDKQGSMPQIVGTMTSALSLTHQVGKIEMLGIRFHPGGISSFMKNPVNEFTDQSFSLSVAESLFEHPFYEYLPELPTTQQRIDYINQYLISKLSYLYLPDKRILHAIYYIKQNHGIVSSNSIAQEACLCQRSLERKFKTIIGISPKQFSSVTRFQHAREYLKSRRNEDSHTILNACGYYDHSHMYKEFQQLGSISPTDIQL, from the coding sequence ATGTACAAAGAGTATCCGCCGGACAAACGACTGCAACATCTCGTCGAGACTTACTGGGTAAGCGACGGAATGATCCATGAACCTGTAACTTCGCTCATTATGCCCGATGGATGTGTAGACATCATTTTCGACTTTCAGAATGGAGACAAGCAAGGAAGCATGCCCCAAATAGTGGGGACTATGACTTCTGCCCTCTCGCTAACACATCAGGTTGGAAAGATAGAGATGCTAGGAATTCGTTTCCACCCCGGAGGAATAAGCTCTTTCATGAAAAATCCCGTGAATGAATTCACTGACCAATCCTTTTCCTTATCAGTAGCAGAAAGTTTATTCGAGCATCCTTTTTATGAATACCTGCCCGAACTCCCTACAACTCAGCAACGCATTGACTATATTAATCAATACCTCATAAGCAAATTATCGTATTTGTACCTGCCGGACAAACGAATTTTGCATGCTATCTATTATATAAAACAAAACCATGGCATCGTTTCAAGCAATAGTATTGCTCAAGAAGCATGCTTATGCCAACGAAGTCTTGAGCGCAAATTCAAGACGATCATAGGCATATCACCTAAACAGTTCAGCAGCGTTACGCGCTTTCAGCATGCTCGAGAATATCTCAAAAGTCGTCGGAACGAAGATTCGCATACCATCCTTAACGCTTGCGGTTACTACGACCACTCACACATGTATAAAGAGTTTCAGCAACTCGGCAGTATCTCTCCTACCGACATACAATTATAA
- a CDS encoding GNAT family N-acetyltransferase, which yields MIRKCLNSEMNIICEIINDASIAYKNHIPTDRWKEPYMPISELKHEISQGIIFYCYEEKGEILGVMGIQDVLDVTLIRHAYIRTSSRQKGIGSKLLQHLIENQEKRILIGTWKAATWAIDFYQKHGFHMTSEEEKNTLLKKYWNIPDRQVETSVVLSN from the coding sequence ATGATACGAAAATGTCTGAACTCTGAAATGAATATTATCTGCGAAATCATCAATGATGCTTCCATCGCTTATAAAAATCACATACCTACTGATCGCTGGAAAGAGCCTTATATGCCTATCAGCGAACTAAAACATGAGATTAGTCAGGGAATCATATTCTATTGCTACGAAGAAAAGGGAGAAATATTGGGAGTAATGGGTATTCAAGATGTGCTCGACGTCACCTTAATCCGCCATGCCTATATCAGGACGAGCAGCAGACAAAAAGGCATTGGCAGCAAACTGCTCCAACATCTCATTGAAAACCAAGAAAAAAGAATCCTTATCGGAACTTGGAAAGCTGCCACATGGGCCATTGACTTCTATCAGAAACATGGATTTCACATGACTTCTGAGGAAGAAAAGAATACTCTCCTAAAAAAGTATTGGAACATCCCCGATAGACAAGTAGAAACATCGGTTGTACTTAGCAATTAA